In the genome of Mycoplasma seminis, one region contains:
- the rplK gene encoding 50S ribosomal protein L11 — translation MAKKEIQRIAKLQFPAGQAKPGPALAGVGVNMPEFTKAFNDATRDRAGEPVPVEITVYKDKSFEFKLFTAPASFKIKQAAKIQSGAANSKTTIVATITKDQLKEIAEYKMPDLNTDDIYAAMATVAGTAKQMGVLVEGYDDIFKAKAEAKAAAKAAKLAAEKEEALNSDLENLVNTKGQAIEVNVITDEKAEEGAE, via the coding sequence ATGGCAAAAAAAGAAATCCAAAGAATTGCAAAATTACAATTCCCTGCCGGACAAGCTAAACCAGGTCCAGCATTAGCTGGTGTTGGTGTTAACATGCCGGAATTTACAAAAGCATTCAATGATGCAACTAGAGATAGAGCTGGTGAACCAGTTCCAGTAGAAATTACAGTATACAAAGATAAATCATTTGAATTCAAATTATTTACAGCTCCAGCTTCATTCAAAATTAAACAAGCTGCAAAAATTCAATCAGGAGCTGCAAACTCAAAAACAACAATCGTTGCTACAATTACAAAAGATCAATTAAAAGAAATCGCAGAATACAAAATGCCTGACTTAAACACAGATGACATTTACGCTGCTATGGCTACAGTAGCTGGAACAGCTAAACAAATGGGTGTTTTAGTTGAAGGATACGACGATATCTTTAAAGCAAAAGCAGAAGCTAAAGCTGCTGCTAAAGCAGCTAAATTAGCTGCCGAAAAAGAAGAAGCATTAAACAGTGACCTTGAAAACCTTGTTAACACAAAAGGACAAGCTATTGAAGTTAATGTTATTACAGATGAAAAAGCAGAAGAAGGAGCAGAATAA